Part of the Benincasa hispida cultivar B227 chromosome 11, ASM972705v1, whole genome shotgun sequence genome, TCTGACTCCTTAGAACTGTATAAAAATCCAGACACTAGGTAAGCTTTGAAAGTAAACGTGATTTGGCTGATAAAAAACTTAATAATATCATCATTAAAGTAATAAACATGCAGAGAAAACTCACTTCACCCTTTTCCTCAAAGGACTGGTAGGTGGCTTCGTTTCAGATATTTTCCTTGCCCATTTATCGTAGGACTTTGTCGATTTTAGCTCTCCTaacaaaaaggaagaaaatacgAAGATTAGCACCATCACATCTAAGAAAGTTGCCAAGAAATGTATCAGAATTATCGACAGAAAATCCAAGAGAAGGTAGACTGCTTCTGAGCACTGAATGAGTAGCATCCTTAGAGCAGAATAAGTATAAGAAAAAGTTAGGTAACATAATCAAACATTTTCTTCAGAACATGATCAAACATTCAGTTCAATATAAAACTTAATACTGAATTCGAAGACAAGTGCAATTGGACTAGTTCCATCAGCACAAGAAACGGATCAAGGTAATTACTTGCCCAGGTAGTTACCAATAAAGCAAGATGGAAGCTTACCAGCAGTAATTGCCTCATCTAAAATGTCCTTGAACCGGTGTGAATCAAGCTTGGGATCTGAACAAAGCATTGAGCAGAACAGCCTGTGGAAGAAGAAATTTTAAGAGAGAGCAACTAGGCATATGCAGACAAAAATAGGACAGTTGGGACATTCTCCTTACCTGTTCATATTACCCTTAAATTTCTTGAACAAATCAATCAAATCTTTCTTCTCTGACTCGGAGCCTCTGTAATTTGCCTCAAATTCTTCTATGTCAGCTTCAGTGACCTACAATTAACCATATATATCATTATAGACAAACTAGTTGCAGTGAGATTATGAAAGTATTGATATTTTGATATGGTGAAACCTTTTTGTACATGGTTCTGAAAAATTCATGAAGATTCTGAACAACTTCCCCTGCAAGGTCCTGATATGAAAAGAACCAACATAGGGGCATATTAGATCTTCACGTCTATATGTcactatatattaaaactattctCTTCTTTTCACAATGTTGTCCAGGAAGATGCAATTCTTTTTACACCAACTGTAATAAAGTTTAATATGTACTTACGGCATCATCAATACAGCCAGTTTGATCATAAACTGCACGCTTCTCCTCATCCCCAAGAATCGACATAACCTTTTGCAACTGCTGAAATTTCTCTTTTGCTTcctaagggagaaacgtgacaGATAAACAAATATTGATAATTTCTGATAGAGAAGAAAATATgcttaataaaaataagattaaattaagCTAATCGGAACTAAAATTTGCAGATGTTAAAATCAGAATTAACCTCATCTCCAGGGTTTTTATCAGGATGCAGGCGAAGTGCCAACTTATAGTATGCCTTCTTTATTTCCTGCTGAGAAGCTGTCCTCTCCACTCCAAGAACCTACAAGCATTATCATAAATGAAAATTAGGAAGTGAAGGACAACAACTGGCAACTACACTGTGGTGCTGCAGTTAGTAAATAATATATTCTTTAACCCCCTACATTCAGAATAATAAAATGGTTGTAACTCATTATTAAAGTAGAAAGAACATGGGAAAGTTAAAGTTCAAAATCCTAGTATCTTAAGAACAAGTATCAGTAACAAGAAAAAGTAAACAACTAAAATTGTGCAGGAAAAAATCTTAAATcacaatccaaagaaattatcAGCACATAATGCCTAAACGAAAACTAGGACACTCTCGAGTTTCATTGATCTGGGTAACTGAATTCTTCACTTTCACAGAACCAGAGAGCTAGTGATTTACTTCCCTTTTCTTTGGATTAAAGTTAGACAATGAACGGGTGATTAAAGTTGTTTTTTCCCCTCCATGTCCCTCTCTAGCGAGCCTttaacttcccttttctttttcatttacaCGCCGGCATTAAGTGATCCGGTTGACTCCGCTGTTGTCTCAAAACTAACCAATTCCCaccaaattcaaataaaggtTGGGAATTTGAGCATGAACAACAATTTTCTCCTTTGAAAATTAGCGATTAGCTACACATCGTAAGACAAAAACGTCCATCATGATTATACTAAAACTCAGATCGTAAATAAACAAAGCTCAAACCCCCACCCCCCGCCCCCTCCCTCCGCAAAAGAAACCGAAAAAACCCGACACCATATTTAGGGCAAAAGAATCTCGAGATAAAATGGTCAATCGAGCGATAAATATAAAGACAGAAAAAACTTCCAGAACAGCGATAACACAAACCCCGTACCTCGTAGAGGCTATTCTGATTGGTTGGAGATTGGGTGGGAGTCTCAACTTGctcttcctcctcttcttccaTTGGAACCCtagatttcttcttcttcgccATTGCAATTGGAGTAAAAGCTCAAATGAAAACGAGAATCGCAGCGCAGAACCTAAGAAATATAGGATTGGATGAAGAAGACGATGATTGTTTCGTTGGATGGACGAATTTGATTCTCAATGTGGGCGAAAAACTCttcattttgaggatttttattcttttcttttcccgCCATGAAGGGCTTTGGGTTCATTCCTTTCCCGCGCGATGATCTTCTACAAGCGAGTGTAGCGTCAACAACACTCTATATTTGATCTTAACCcttcatttcaatttaaccACACTTGATTAACTCCCTCCAAATACATCCACGCTCCTACTTTTACACGGTTGATCTATTAAACAAATATTACAAAacgtatttatttattttcgagacaaaaaaaaaaagagagagagagagatagagatAAATAAGAGAGGTATATggaagggtttttttttttttttttttttttgccaaaaaattgttttgttagaatattatttaatctagaaaaattattttaaatgtaaatctgtgaaaaatatttgcaaaattttagaactagaCACCAATAGACTTGTATCAACATCTATCGTtcatagttctaaaattttactatacttttaataagttaatttgaagttaatttatatcaaaattGGCCAagcaataattattatttatatacaaGAAAAGATACAATCGGAACATGTTTCTAAAATTCATGTAACTTGAAAGAACCAATTTTAAGCCTTGAAAATCCATGCAAGAAAAGACacaatgataataataaaactataaatttataGAAGGGGACCCATTTTAAgctttgaaaatgaaattttaaccttcttacttttttaaagtttataattgtttatgttgttttattattatttttttatcgaTTAGTTTATGCATATTTCTGCTAATCTTACAATACAACTTGCCTGGCTTCAACAATTGAGTATCAAGAAAATTTACTGGGATATAAAATCTGAGTATCAAGAAAACTCCTATGATATAAAATCCTAAGTAGGTGGTCATCAAGTGCGtgctttaaaagaagaaaacaagaaaggctaaaatttaaagattcattttaaaaaatagcaaaaatattttaaaattagaaaatagcAAAATTATTTTCAAGATTATTAACTACTAATTATCAAAAAAACGAAAATATCCCATAACCACCGAAAACATCAAAtctaaaattcaaatcataacAAAAGAAGATTCCATTAACTATTTAAGaatctaatattttttaaatctcaCGAAAATACTaaccaattaaaaaaatatatatgcgataaagattctattaattattaaaaattcaaatattttgtcAACTCTCGAACGTTAAATTATTTCAGCATAAAAAACCTACCTAACACATACAAAAAagaaacatttaaaaaatatattgttttcaaaataactattaaaaaaaaggaaggagttcaacaaacaaacaaataccACATTAGGGtttctttgaaatttgtttatttcCTTTTGGCCGTTCAGATCTCAACCTCTACTCTTTATTTTTGACCCAAAACTAGAATTTCAAGAAGCTTTTGTGGTTGGTTGGTATGATTATTAGTTGTGGGTTTTTGTTAGATGAAGGTTATGTCCTTTACCCTTCCCTTTTGAGAAAAGCTTTGTTCAattggaattttgaatttcactTCCTGCTTCGATTATTTGTTGCATTAAAAGATGGATCTGtatttgtttattaaaatttgaagatagggtttgttatatgatatatataattaaattcatcttcatccACTAATTTAAGCTTTGATCCAGAGAATTCTTGTATTCAAATCACTCACTTGTTGGGAAGTGAGGAGGAGTACTcgataatatataattaaattcgcTTTCACGACTCACTTAAGTTTTTGGATCAATAATCAGTAATTTAAAGggttaaattcttttttttgtaAGGAGAAAAATATGcgaatttaaaattcaaatgaaaaaaaaaaacacgtgatttgaaattcaaaacctAAATCGAATATCTAAtctaaagataaataaaataaaataaaatatttatattaaaaagtacAAATAACACTTAAATTTAGGGGATGTGTTAAATATACACCACGGTAAATTAGGAGGTGAAAGAAAAACTTTAGATCAATCGAAAGAgcagaaatacaataaaagcTACCCATCATGCTGACATCATCTTTGccaaaaatcaactttttttttcgtttttgcTAATTTTCTATTTGCCccttgaaattttgctatacaatcaaaatcctcaaaaaaaaaattgtaaactcATTTTTCTATTAAAGTATATAATAGGGAGAAGATGTCAATGatcaaaattgattattttttgcATGAGAGCGTTGATTGTATGATTTTGAAACTGAGAAAAATTAACCTATTACCAACATCTCAAGGACCAAAATTAGATGATGATAGGATTTTGAAAGTTGGAGGCGTTTGGGGCACAagtaggttattatagtctgtGGGTTATAATAAACTGTGAGTATTTGTATTATATCttataatagtctgtgtttGGGATGTGTTATTATAGTCTGTGCTTGGGATGCGTTATTATAGTCTGtgggttataatagtctgtgtttggggtgcaaagTATTTGTAACCGTCTGTAATTTgaatgtagattattttagacCATGTGTAACTTTTTCTActaccatattttataatactaataatTATGCATATGAAATATGTTCCACcaatttatacaaaattaatttcattgtaatttatattaaaagctaACAAcgatttttttgtcattttcagaGATACCTTAGTTAACATGgccaagaaagaaaaaaaaaatgcattacTTTCGGATGCAATTCATGTGTTTCATATATAAAGTTCTTTTTTTAGGTACAAGCATCTCTAAGACAAAATAACTAACTCAtgatttgatgaataaaatatgaCCTTTTATTTTTAGGTACCAAATGTACTACAAACTTAAATGCATAATTGAAACAAACTAATCATTGTTCATTATTGAAAAGCAGTCCAAAACACGAGTTGATCAAACATTCTCTTTAAGGAGGAGGTTGCAATAATCCAACTTTAGGGTTGTGGGATCAGATACGTTGCGGAATATGATTTACATAATCTTTACCCTCTGTCGGTTGTGCAATTCAGGAATATCTTGAAGTTGGTTTACAACTTCTGCACGTAGTTCGACTTCAGTTGCACGCTTCTCTTTTGACCATTCTGCAATCGCCTTCAATTGGTCATTTGCAAACTCCATCGCATTCCTAACAATCTCTACCATTTCATATTGATTCCCACTTCGCTTCCTCTCGAAGCATTTCCTTGTTCAGTACTTCGACCGGTACATGTTCCATGCATGTCATCCTGTGACATGTCCATTCCCTGACTAGACATCGTGGAGATTTTTGGATCCTATGATTCATGAATAGGAACTCCATCATTCATATGGTTTGGCACGTTAGACCCGACGTCCATAAAAATCTCTGACTGTCCTCCCGTAGCCCGTAGCCCGATCCTTGCCAAAGACATAGGCCAAATCATCATAGTATGGGAACGACTTGTGTAGAAGCCCCTTTGTTGCAAGATGCGAGGGTGAAGTGGATGTTATGATTTTGTTACCAATATTCGTAAATCAATTTAGACAAAATTGTACCTTCACCCATCCATCAAATAAGTCCCACTTTGTAGTGATGCATTGGAATTCCTCATTCCAGCCAAATCCACTACAAGCTGGTCCTCTCATTTCCATGATCGTTTGGTAAGTTTTTTTTCAGGGATTTGACTTGACAATCTATAGTTGGTGATCCTTGGATATTACAGCCGAGCAACTTTTTAGCCATCAAACGTTGTAGTTGTGCCAAGTAGCTAGGTCGAAACGTACCATTGTCTGATCTCCATCTACCAGATGTGACTAATGCCACCAAGTACTCGACCAGCTTTGCTTCTTCCTGTTTAGTCCAAGTGTACTTCGAGGCTCTTGAGGAATTTGACATTCTAGTATATACACgtacatattttaatataattaaacaataaatgaCAAGTAGTTGTAACATAACTAATGAGAGAGTTCATGGATAAAGTTAAGTACAAAATATTGTAAACATAATGAGAGAGTTTCGAATGATATCATTCATAAAGGCACTACAATAAACAAAAAGTATAAAGGCACTACACGCTACGCAACTCCCATTCAGCAAACATCTGTTGCGCCAGTTCATCCCTCCATTAGGTCCATTCATTTGAACTCTCAATATAATTTATCTCATCCCCCCAGTTGTAGCAAAGCTTGAATCCACCTCATCCAAATCCTCAGTTAGTTCATTATTAGTCATCTCCCTATTGATAAGATTGTGCAGAAGGCAACACACCATGATGGTTCGACATTGGATTTGCACTGGGTAGTATGATTTTCCTCGCAAGATTGTCCATCTACCCTTCAACAACTCGAACATTCTCTCGATGACATTCTGTGCAGAAaaatgttttatgttaaaaaattctCATGGAGTTGTTGATGCATTACCTCTTCCACGCCACTTTGAAAGATGACATCTTTCGCCTCAATATGGAGCTAAAAAAACCCTTTGCATTTGGGTATCCAACATCACATAAATAATAATACCCTGTTGAATGTCCAATCGTTTCAAACCTTATATTACAAATACAATGAGTAGAGAGAGATGGTATGTGtagtgtcacggtcatgcttgtccagggcctgttgcccatggtcgcatgcccaatccaacccccttctagcatactttcatattttgtattgtattagcttagttagcttgctttctttacattttcattgtaagtgaccactcgcctttttgcatatgcaagggcgccagttggctttttgttcaaaatgcactatatggggataagactaaccatcacttcctcatacccggagtagtactctataaagctgttgttgttgcttattgctttctagtctactacaatctttctttctttattcacactcacaaaaacttcttacgaaaaccttttctccaaacccgttttctaaaaccgttttccctaaaacgggggtggaggttgcgagaggcactcggtgtgccaccggcagtccgtattcgagttggctgacttattcgtgagcgggaacaagtgccgcacaatcgctaagggAAGCTTCCgaaagctgtctcttatacacatctagatgtgtataagagacaggcttggtagagatggaagagcAAATGCTCTACCTGAGAGAGGTCCCGGATAATGTTCGTTTCCTAGAGACTCGGCTACAAGAAGTTGCTGAGAAAGCCGATGAAATTGATGCGGTAGTAGGCCGCCTAGACGGATTACCCGTCAGAGAATTGAGATGAGGGTAGAGACCCTCGAGACCAAAACAGCATGGCCCGGTAGCTTTGAACGAGGCGATAGCTCATCGGGCTCTGTTGCCCACATAGAGGAGCATGTCGAAgacctggacaagcatgaccgtgacatgTAGCTAGTTACCCTTCAGAACCTTCAGTTTGTTAGATTGTGATATTGCATCTTTAAGAACTCGAGAATCAGCTGCGAATTCTTCCCACCCTGATAAGATAAACACAAAGTCGCCATTTGTATCACACACACCGAATACATTTGTTGCAATTTCACCCTTCCTCGTCTTATACCTTGGGCGATCAGTTGCACTGACATTTATCTTGATGTACGTGCCATCTAATGCACCCAGGCAATTCTGCAttcaaacaaaataagaaatactCATGCACATAAGTTCTCTTAAGAAATAAGTCACATCAATCACATCAAACTAATGTTGGTGTAGTTGAACTGTACCTCAAACCATTTCCATCGCGGATTTGTACATGAGTTTGTGACCAGCAAAGTTTTTTTAACAACACATCGTGTAATCGTAACACCGCTAATAAAACAGTGTTGAAATGCCTAGAAATAGTCTCACCAGACTGTACAAAATATGTAAGAACATAGCAACCATCTCCTCCACATCTATAACTTTAGTTCCAACTAATCCGCTAGTTGTCTTAAGTAACTGACATAAAATGGCATAACATCTTACTTTGATGACAACAtaaattggattcatgaatGAGTCGAAAGTATTGCTAATTGTCTAATACGATGTCAACTGTCGTGTGATGTGTTTTCTATCCTCCTATGGTCATTCAATAATAACTCTAGTGTTAAAAGTAACTGACGTTGTGAAGCTGTAAATATTGTTAGTATCGTAACTAGTTCTGTTGGGTCCATTATGTACTAATAAATTTGGAACTGGtcttgaagaaaaattttagatcataaaataattacaaaactaaaaaataaacttagtcaaattccaaaaatatttcTTAGTCATGTTAAcactaattttttatattactatttttatattacttaaaaaacaacactttttatataactttttataaaaaaagtattattttgttaagtaaacttagtcaaattccaaaaggtttttattttctaataccATAAACTTAGTCATACTTTGATTTTaccatttataacattttttttgttgtcTACGAAAAGAAAAAGGGGAATGAATGTCAACGGTTGGTTGTGGAtgttaaaaataacaaaaatttccatagaaattgtttgtttgtatttgtCTCACTCCTTTGCAACACATTgataaaactcatttttataaattgagaaaataactttgataaaaattgttgaaaacacACCCGTAGTTATTTGAAACTCTTGAAATACATACTAACTGAGAAAATAATACATATCAATTgtaaaaattttccaaattttataatGGTTGTTTTTGTTACTTTTTCTTGTTTGATAATAATGGTTGTTACTTTTTCTAATGCTCTTATTCTAATGGTTGTTTTTGTTACTTTTTCTTGTTTGATAATAATGGTTGTTACTTTTTCTAATGCTCTTATTCTAATGGTTGTTTTTGTTACTTTTTCTTGttctataataataatacataccaattcataataataatatatatcaattGCAAAAGTTTCCcaagttttatattttttaactaattgtCATGAAAATCTGTTTTAATTTAAAGCTGCAAAATAATgaacacaaaaaaataataaataaataaaaataaaaacaaattacaaatatagcaacaAATATTGGATCGTGATATTATTACAGTCAATCATCCAAATATAGCGAAAAACAAATTACAAAAgtaacaaatataaaaaaataattaacaaaagTAACATATATTTAAGTGCATGTAAATACCTCAGCAAGAGAAAGTTGGTAAACAGTGTTTAATCCGGctaatttgtataagaccaaccCTAAAACATATTACAATAAACAACATTAATATACTAGTCAAGAAccgtaataaaaaaaaatattagataaAGAGGGAGAAGGCATACCATTTGCATTTATGAAGTAGATAGAATGTGTTTGTCCTTATACTTGAAGACAAGTGAGAGCATAATTATAAagtacaaaaaataaaacaagatgAATGCAATAAACAATACCAACAAAATGAGAAACCAACAAGATGAATGCAGTAAACCAACAAAAGAAATAACACAATAAGAAAATATTGGAAACAAGAGAAATAACATACCAATTGCATTAAGCAAGTAGATAGAATGAGTTTGACCTAAGTCGAAGTGAAGTGagatacatatatatagttGTGTGAATACGATAAATAGTAAACTAACAACCACTGTCAGTAAATATAGAATAGACCATTCAAAAAAAGGGATATGGCAATGATGAATACCATAAACAGTACCTAACAACTACTGTCcatcaatatacaataaatcaTCCTAAAAATAAGAGATATGCTAATGATGAATGCGTAAACAGTACCTAACAACCGCAATCaatcaatatacaataaacaatGGTCAAATGGAGGCCAAAAGTTACAAATTGGACAACCAATGGACAAACAGAGACTGAAATGAACAAATTTGTCCACTCATTTACAAAATTTTTTAGAGACAGTAGTAATTCAAAGCAATTTGGCTAACCAATGGACAAACAAATCGTTATATTTTCAGAGACAGTAGTTATTCAAAGCAAAAGAATGAATTTAGTAGAATGAATAACATAATTTGGAAGCAAAATAATTGAAAGTAAAATAAGGAACATCAAATAATTTGTCCACTGATTtacaaaattttgagctaaaattggaaaaaaaataattcaaaacctCATCATCGGctggaaaagagaaaaagaagactaCCTTCGACCTCCCCCCTTTCCAAGCTCCAAATCTGGATGTCCCCCCTTTCCAAGCTTCAAATCTCGACCTCCCCCCTATCAAGCTCCAAGGTCTATTTCGACAGAGTGAGAAGATTGAATAAAGCAGAAAAGGGAATCAAAGTTTTGGAGTGGCGAGAGAGAGATTGTTTGGAGCGACAAGGGGAAGAGACATGATCTATAGATCTGTGAAATGCAAAACTAGATCTGAAGAAAAACATGCAAGAAATGTGAAACCAGATCTGAAGACGGCGCCAAAACCAGATCTGAAGCCGGAGAagtaaaaagaaggaaaaacgaAACTAGATCTGAAGCTGGAGAAgtaaagagaaggaagaacgAAACCTGAGCATAGTGTTCGATCGGataagaaaggagaaaaatCAAGGGAGAACGATCAGACAGAAATGTGATGGAGAACAGAGGAGATGGAAACAATGTATCATAAGGGTTGGGAACAGTTCCCCTAGGATTAGAGTGTGAAGTATAATTGTAGCTCCAACTAAAAAATGTTGGAGCCCCAAACAAGGTAACCCACTCCACCTCACTCTAATCTTAGGCCCAAACATGCCCTTAAGGGTTATTGTAGATAGTTGCATCACCAAACTTTATAACCCTTAAACACACTATAGTGTTGCAAAGTAACCTTAGTACTTTATTATAATTCATAAATCATGTTTCAAATGTTTGAGGTCCAAGACGGAAACATAAAATTATCTAATAACAAAACGTCGAAGTTCCTAATGAGCAGGAACATTAAGAAATATACAGCAGACTCCGCCATAAAAATTTTGTTCTCTCGAAGCTGGTCGAAACGGGGTGGAATCCCGACATTCTTGGTTAttctgaaatgaagaacaacaATGGATAAATCAACAATCTCAtggcaaaataataaaaacgTTTAGAGAGATTTAACTAAACTATaggaccaaattgaaatttaaaattataggaACTAATTTGATTACCCTTTATATCTAACATCTATGAGCTGTTTTTGTAACATACCTACAAGGTTTCCAGTTCCCATCAGCAGACATCCACGTCCTGTCCATCTTCTAGTGTTCATTTCCTCAAGGTAAAAGCCTTGATTCTCAAGCTATTGGAGGATGATTTCACCACCACCAGCAGATACCCGACTTGTTTCAACCTCCAAGCCGATGAGAAATGCTAATGTTCTTAATATTGCAGCAGTTTCTCTGATGCTAAACTCAATAGGTTCAGAAAAATCTGGAAGTCGGAACTCTGTGTCAAAAGATTTTCAGATTTCATATCTTCCCACAACACCACAATATTCCAGACTGTGAATTAAGGCTGATCTTTAACTGTTCTTCACGTTCGTTGAATCATATGCTACTTCAGTTCATGTATAAAAAACTTTTAGACTGCAGTATAGCAGCATGCGAGAACTCTTTACCATTTATAACTTCAAAGCTTACCAGTAATCTCCACAAGAGCATACTCCCCCAACTATATTATGAAACCGGTTTTTGTCCCTTAGGATTACTGTTCTTGCATAAAGCTTCGATACAAATTTGGCAAAACTATGACAATCGACGCAAATTCGGAGGTTTTTTATGATACGGATTGTTGCTCCTTCAGGAGTAGCAATCAACCCAAATGCCAAAGCTAACTTTTCACTATGGCCAAGAAGCACCTTCTCTTTCTGTTCCTCGTCCACATCATATAAAACACAACTCAAGTCGGGAACATAACCATCTTCCTTGAATTTAATGGATAATTCCTTTACCTTCTTTGCCACCTCTTCCCTTCTTGGATGAGTGTGATCACTTGCATGGAAAGTATGAACAACTTGATCAAGCTCTACCCAACTGCGGCCTGGCTCCTTTATCACAGTTTTCTCTTGCATCAGGTCCCTAATATTTCTCACATCTTCCCATTTTCCTGCAGAAGCATATAAATGTGAGAGAATAACATAGTTCCCTGCATTTTCAGGTTCTATCTCTAGAAGCTTCTGACCCACAATTATGCCAATTTCGACATTTGAGTGAACCCGACATGAACCCAATAGTGTTCCCCAAATAGCAGCAGTTGGCACAAAAGGTAtcttttttataaaatcaaaagcCTCTTCTATGCGGCCAACACGCCCAAGTAAATCAACAACACAACCATAATGCTCAATATCTGGTTCAATTCCATCCTTTCCATTTGCCATGTTATAAAATATTTCAAGCCCCCTATCTTCCAACTGTCCATGACTGCAACCAGATAAAACAGCCAAATATGTAATGCTGTCAGGTTtaactttattttcttctctcatc contains:
- the LOC120090105 gene encoding chaperone protein dnaJ 6-like, whose amino-acid sequence is MAKKKKSRVPMEEEEEEQVETPTQSPTNQNSLYEVLGVERTASQQEIKKAYYKLALRLHPDKNPGDEEAKEKFQQLQKVMSILGDEEKRAVYDQTGCIDDADLAGEVVQNLHEFFRTMYKKVTEADIEEFEANYRGSESEKKDLIDLFKKFKGNMNRLFCSMLCSDPKLDSHRFKDILDEAITAGELKSTKSYDKWARKISETKPPTSPLRKRVNSKESETDLYAVISQRRNERKEQFDSMFSSLISKYGGGGASEPTEEEFEAAQKKLESRKSSKKSKRK